One stretch of Urocitellus parryii isolate mUroPar1 chromosome 12, mUroPar1.hap1, whole genome shotgun sequence DNA includes these proteins:
- the Prr30 gene encoding proline-rich protein 30, whose protein sequence is MLPQNKDQVLLQNAVPPGRPPQGLSQLVDSSTLTLQPLSPYPPFSSSTQSYLPFSPSPLSPSPGLHSYSSESNSDFAPHSYSSPLPSSPTFFHQSYGTIAFPQSSSPSNQQLYPSPPLTRSSSPSQPHNSPRSGYQTPSCQQDLPSSTLTSPSLPSPGVHSNKQTWHWPQYRETKSPGVVGGCVASEKDPAEFRDPGALAQALVVHLGHRRIAHDLRLLLLQRLWLGKTGQAPVVEYPVCLVCLRLRGPSCPKTKYRTGPRLLAFPQLLPCAQGQESGPLRIGIGFGLRLPQGQARALHLLPEKRREEVGLQGKATQAPPHQAPAAQTPAAQRLRAPAAQNQANSVPGTPLQAGSHRSAGLPSPRSTTCSEPPPQAPKQATASLKPKLPPAPKRPSSPEPVLQKSQS, encoded by the coding sequence ATGTTGCCTCAAAATAAGGACCAGGTGCTGCTACAGAACGCAGTGCCCCCTGGGCGCCCCCCGCAGGGCCTTTCTCAACTTGTGGACTCCTCTACCCTAACCCTACAGCCTCTCTCTCCCTACCCACCTTTCTCCTCTTCCACACAGTCCTAtctccctttctccccttctcCATTGTCCCCTAGTCCTGGCCTCCATTCCTACTCTTCTGAGTCAAATTCTGACTTTGCTCCACACTCCTactcctctcccctcccaagTTCCCCCACTTTCTTTCACCAGAGCTACGGCACTATTGCCTTTCCACAGTCCTCCTCCCCCTCCAACCAACAGCTCTACCCATCTCCTCCTCTGACCcgctcctcctctccttcccagccACACAACTCTCCCCGCTCCGGTTATCAGACTCCTTCCTGCCAGCAAGACCTACCTAGCTCCACGCTCACTTCCCCCAGCCTACCTTCTCCAGGGGTCCACTCTAACAAGCAGACATGGCACTGGCCTCAGTACAGGGAAACCAAGTCCCCTGGGGTGGTGGGAGGATGCGTGGCAAGCGAGAAGGACCCTGCAGAGTTCAGGGACCCAGGggccctggcccaggccctggtGGTCCACCTGGGGCACCGCCGCATCGCCCACGACCTGCGGCTTCTGCTTCTGCAGCGCCTGTGGCTAGGCAAAACAGGCCAGGCCCCAGTTGTGGAGTATCCCGTATGCCTGGTGTGCCTGCGACTCCGCGGTCCCTCTTGCCCCAAAACCAAGTACAGGACTGGACCCCGGCTGCTTGCATTCCCCCAGCTACTGCCCTGTGCACAGGGCCAGGAATCTGGGCCACTCCGCATAGGCATCGGCTTTGGCCTCCGCCTGCctcagggccaggccagggcctTGCATCTGTTGCCAGAAAAAAGGCGGGAAGAAGTAGGGCTTCAGGGCAAGGCCACTCAGGCTCCTCCGCATCAAGCACCAGCAGcccagaccccagcagctcagcgGCTCAGAGCCCCAGCGGCTCAGAATCAGGCAAATTCAGTCCCAGGCACACCCTTGCAGGCCGGGAGCCACAGGTCTGCAGGCCTCCCATCTCCAAGATCCACCACGTGTTCGGAGCCTCCACCTCAGGCACCAAAACAGGCCACTGCTTCCCTGAAGCCCAAGCTGCCTCCTGCCCCAAAGAGGCCTTCCTCTCCAGAGCCTGTTCTCCAAAAGTCACAATCCTAG
- the Tcf23 gene encoding transcription factor 23, giving the protein MPQREARGVPAMPGLGHSRVKAKARLLPGTNRKRSRLSRTRQDLWEEPSWSDQRWCRSSPTPRGARARSPARGRSEASPENAARERSRVRTLRQAFLALQAALPAVPPDTKLSKLDVLVLATSYIAHLTRTLGHELPSPAWPPFLRGLRHLHPLKKWPMRSRLYAGGLGCPGLDFTTAIASCQRMRDEEMGSQVSGEADVLLLTRPPSPALGDK; this is encoded by the exons ATGCCACAGAGGGAGGCCAGAGGGGTACCAGCAATGCCAGGATTGGGGCATAGCCGGGTTAAGGCCAAAGCACGGTTGCTGCCAGGCACCAACAGGAAGAGGAGCCGCCTTAGCAGGACAAGGCAGgacctgtgggaagagcccagcTGGAGTGACCAAAGATGGTGCAGATCTTCCCCTACCCCTCGAGGGGCCAGAGCTAGAAGCCCGGCTCGTGGCAGG AGTGAGGCCAGCCCTGAGAATGCAGCACGGGAGCGGAGCCGAGTAAGGACGCTGCGCCAGGCCTTCCTGGCCCTGCAGGCTGCTCTGCCTGCCGTGCCGCCTGACACCAAGCTCTCCAAGTTGGATGTGCTGGTGCTGGCCACCAGCTACATTGCTCATCTCACCCGCACTCTTGGCCATGagctgcccagccctgcctggccacCCTTCCTGCGTGGACTCCGCCACTTGCACCCTCTCAAG AAGTGGCCCATGCGATCTCGTCTCTATGCTGGAGGTCTGGGATGCCCTGGCCTCGACTTCACCACAGCCATTGCCTCCTGCCAAAGAATGAGGGATGAAGAGATGGGGTCTCAAGTCTCTGGAGAGGCAGATGTTCTTCTTCTTACCAGGCCACCCTCACCAGCTCTTGGTGACAAATGA